In the genome of Carassius gibelio isolate Cgi1373 ecotype wild population from Czech Republic chromosome A25, carGib1.2-hapl.c, whole genome shotgun sequence, the window CGCTATCCGTCGTCTCGCTCGCCGCGGCGGGGTCAAGCGTATCTCCGGTCTGATCTACGAGGAGACCCGCGGTGTGCTGAAGGTTTTCCTGGAGAACGTGATCCGCGATGCCGTGACCTACACCGAGCACGCCAAGAGAAAGACCGTCACCGCCATGGACGTCGTGTACGCGCTGAAGCGACAGGGACGCACTCTGTACGGCTTCGGAGGATAAACTCATCTGTACACTCACAAACACCCAACGGCTCTTCTAAGAGCCACCCACATCTTCAGAAAGAGCTCTTTTCATAATGTTCTGAGTTATTTTGTAGTCAACTAATGGCGTAGCCTACTCTAtaagttttatattattaaaacgtTCGTAAGATAAACGTTTTGGCACACTAACAAAGACTTATGAGATGTTTTAATCTcgagtttaaa includes:
- the LOC127947200 gene encoding histone H4, producing the protein MSGRGKGGKGLGKGGAKRHRKVLRDNIQGITKPAIRRLARRGGVKRISGLIYEETRGVLKVFLENVIRDAVTYTEHAKRKTVTAMDVVYALKRQGRTLYGFGG